The genomic segment CTCAAGCAAATAGTTGGTACTATCTAGTTGTCACTTACGATGGGGCAAAGATGACTCTGTATGTTGATGGCGAAAGGGTAGCTGAAACTGAAGTCATTGGAACTCCAAAAGTCAGCAATAGAAACTTTTACATCGGGTCTGATGCAGGTTCTCAAAAATTCTTCAAAGGTAGTATAGATGAAGTTAGGATGTCAAACATCGCAAGGGGGGCAGACTGGATAAAGCAGACCTATGTGATGATAAATGATAACGCCGGGTATGTAGGATTTGGAGGCATAATACCGAAACCAACACCACAAGAGCCCCATGCACAGAAGGAACTACCGATGGAACAGATTTCAAGGATATTGGGTATAAAAAGTTCAAGGTCTATAGGCGGTATAATAGAAGATGAATAGATTTCAATTAATTCTTTTCTTTATTTAATAACAGAAACTCTTATATTTGATTTTTAAAATTACCTTCTGTGATAAAATGAGAAGGAAAACAGTTTCCATACTACTTTTATTGGCGCTATCTTTAAGTTTTGTACCAGGAGTAATAGCACAGGGAAACGTTGCAGTCGTTGCAAACAGTATTGACATTGGAATGAACCCTGATTTTATCTCATTGCTTAGAAAGAATAACATTATGGTCGATTATTTCGGTGTCAAAGACTCAGGTTATGCAGCATATGACTACATAATAATCCTTGGTGGTCCCGATTCAGAAGAGCATACTGGAGATTTATCCAAAAGGATACTTTCAGAAACTGACCAGAACACACTTAGAAATGGCGATTATAAGCTGTTCTACGAGACAAGCGATTTCTTTAAAATGAAGCAAAAGGTGTTTGTTCTTGCAGGTTCAGACAGGGACTTTACAAAGGTAGCAGTCGACCAATATGCATCTCAAGTCATCTCTAAAATAACAAACCAACCCATCGCAGCGGCAACTTACAAAACTTTAACAGCCTCTCAGCTAAAGCAGTTGATTGATAGTAAAGAAGATATTTATCTAATCGATGTCAGAACAGAAGAGCAGTTTGCTGAAAGCCACATTCAAGGAGCGGTCAACATCCCTTACAACAAGCTTGGTGTAATGATAACGCAGATACCAAAGGACAAAAAAGTTGTTTTATACTGTAACACTGGTCAGAAATCAGCTGACGGTGCAAAATTCTTAGCCGAAAGAAACTTTGATAACATCTACGCAGTAACAGATGGTTACTCAGTATACTACAATCTAGCCAAATAATATTAAATTTATTTTTAAAATTTTTAATTAAAAAAGTATTAAAAAAATATTAGTTTCTTTCTTGGACATCTATTTTTACGGTAGTTGGGAGTTTCATAGCTGCTTTTCTCATTGCAATTCTTGCTTCTTCAATTGCCTCTTTTTCTACCCAGATAGACATTATCCTCTGTCCTCTGTCAATTCTTGCAGCTGAACCTATAGGTTTTCCAAAAGAAAGTCTCATTCCGTTACCGTATCTGTCGGCCTTTTTTCCGGAGGCCATTGCATTTTCTCTAATAATCTGGAAGGGTATAGTCCTAATTTTGTAGTGAAAACCTGTTTTTCCAAGTACTTTCATAAGATATCTGTTAGCAGCAATTCTTGATGCTTCCATGGCATTAGTCCTTATCTGGCAAGCATTCTTACTTTCCATGTAGACTTCGTAAGGAAACTTCTTTCCAAGCTCCCCCATATCAAAGTGGACTACCTTAATTCCAGGAACTGCTCTTACATATTCTCTTCTCGTATAATTCGGCCTATTTACCATTCTGTCAATTCTTGATGGTCTAAGTCCTGCCATAATAATCACCTTAATGACTGTAGAGCACCTTTCCTAACGCACTTTATAAGGCTTTCTAAGTGGTAACCTTTTTAAAACAGATTGCAAAGAGGCTTCATGAGATTCTTACCCGACGGCAAGGTTGACGGTTTGATACTTTCAAAGAGGGTGTTCCCTTACCTTGGAAGTGTACAGAGTGAAATTGTTGTTGGGCCAAACGTCGGAATCGATGCAGCAGTAATTGATGTGTCTAAGCTTCCCGGGAAAATGGTTGTGTCCCAGGACCCAATTACGGGCGCTGGAAAAAATGCAGGTTTTCATGTTGTCAATGTCTGTGCAAATGATGTTGCTTCGATGGGCGCAAAGCCGATGTTTTTCCTTTCCACAATAATAATGCCAAAAGGCACGACAGAAGAAGAGCTAGAAAAAATATCAAAGGACATAGAGCGGGCAGCAAAAGAAATTGGCATCTCAATAGTCGGGGGCCATACAGAGATATCCTCCAAGGTAACAGATCTTATCCTATCAGGGACGATGATAGGCTTTGCAGATAGATATGTTTCGACAAGCGGAGCAAGAGAAGGAGATGACATCCTGCTCACAAAGGGCGCCGGTATTGAAGGGACAGCAATACTTGCAGAGTCAAAACATGATCATCTTTCAAAATCTCTTGATCAAGGCCTTTTAGAAAGTGCAATGGAATTGATAAATCAAATTTCAGTTGTGAAAGAAGCTTTAATTGCATCATCTCTTGGCGCAGTAGCATTGCATGACCCAACGGAGGGTGGCATTTTAGGGGGCTTGCATGAAATAGCCGACGCATCAAACAAGGGATTTGAGTTCTATCCCGACAAGGTCAATTTGTATCCTGAAACAAAATCAATATGTGATGCCCTTAAAATAAACCCATTTGCGTTGATATCATCCGGGGCCCTTATGATTATATCTCCAAAGGATAAAACAGAAAAGATAATATCTTCCCTGGAAAAGGAGAATATTAAATCAGGCATTATAGGAAAGATTACAAAGGAAGAGAGAAGCCACGAAAGAATCTATCAGGATGAACTCTGGCGCATCCTGGATACTAACCTTTAAATACTATTTTTTGCTACCTTCATAGGTGTAGCAGATGGGTATAGAAGACCTTGAAAAAGATAGTAGAGTAATTTCTTTTAAGCAGAATTTGGCTATACAAGAACTTGTTGATGAACTTCGAGATAAGGATACCGACCCGATAAAATTCAGGAAAGGATTGAACAAGCTTGGGAGGTACATGGGCTATGAATTATCCAAGACATTTGACTATACAGTGATTGATATCGATACTCCTGTTTGCCCAACAAAGGGTGTCAGGATATCAGATAAGGATAATCTAGTCATGATAAATATCCTAAGGGCTGCAATTCCTTTCATAGAGGGATTTTACAAGGTATTCCCAAAGGCAAGGGCGGGGATTATAAGTGCATGGAGAGGTCCTGCACCGGAATCTAGGATATCTGTTGAATATGTAAAAGTGCCAAAGACTACTAAAGAGGACATAATAATGATTGGGGATCCAATGCTTGCAACAGGCCACACAATATCCAGGATAATCGATGAGGTAAAGAGCAGAGGGGATTTCAAGAGGATAATCGTCGTTGCAGTGATAAGTGCGCCTGAAGGTATAAGGGAAATACTTGCAAAACACAAAGATGTAGAAGTCGTTACAGCAGTAATCGATGAAAAACTCAATGAAAAGAACTACATCGTTCCAGGCCTTGGAGACGCCGGGGACAGATGTTTCGGAGAGCCAATTAAAAAATAATTATATTTTTCTTTCTTATTTAATAAAATAAAATATTAATTTTTTTATTCGCCTTCAAAGTCTACGATAGTGAAAACACCGTAGTCATTAAGCCTTCTCATCCCGCCGAGCTCAGGAAGGCCTACAATGAAGGCAGTCTCGACAACATTTCCTCCAAGCTTTTCTATTAGTTTGCAAGCGGCCAACGCTGTTCCGCCTGTTGCTATCAGATCATCAACTAATAGTACATTATCCCCTTTCATAATGGCATCAAGGTGCACTTCAATAGAGTCTTTTCCATATTCAAGCTCATACTCGTGATTTTCAGTCTTGTGGGGTAGTTTACCCTTCTTTCTGATCAAAACAAATCCGGCATCAAGCTTATAGGCAAGCGCCCCCCCTAGGATAAATCCCCTTGCTTCAACACCTGCAACAAGGTCAATCTTTTTGCCTTTGTACTTCTCATAAATTATATCTACAGTATCTCTTAATCCTTCTTTATCTTTTAGTAGGGTTGTAATGTCCCTAAACATCACACCTGGCTTTGGAAAATCTGGTATTGTTCTTATCTTGCTTCTTATGCTATCTACTCTCTTATCCGTACAATCACCTTCTATATTTTTGGAATAGTTTCAACTATAAGTTTCTTTACATTTTCAGAATTTTTCTTATATATTTCAAGTATCATCTCAAAATTTACGGGCTCTTCATTTTCCTTCCAGCAGTCATAGTCTGTTGACATTGCAACTGAAGCATATTCCATATCAAGTTCTCTTGCAAGAAATACTTCAGGGACTGTCGACATGTTAATTACATCTGCACCTAACATCCTAAACATATGCGACTCCGCCCTAGTCGAAAATCTTGGCCCTTCAATTGTTACAACAGTTCCTTTAGGATGGTATTTTAACTCAAGTCTTTTTGCACTATCGATTAATAGATTTCTCAAGTTCTCAGAAAAAGGGTCAGCCATGGGTGTGTGTATTACCTTTTCTTCATGAAAAAAAGTATACTCTCTCTTTTTTGTAAAGTCAATTACTTGATCAGGAAAAACAAGGTGCCCCGGGTGCATCTCCTCTCTTAAGGATCCAACAGCTGTAGTTGCTAGTATGTGGGTGCAACCAATATTTTTTAATGCCAGCACATTTGCCCTGTTATTAACACCAGAGGGGTAAATTGAATGATCCCTCCCATGTCTTGCTAGGATTACTACATCTCTACTTTTTATTGTTCCCGTCATAAAAGTGCTTGAAGGGTTCCCATACTTTGTCATCATAGTAACCTCTTCGTAATCTTTCAAAAGTTTTGGGTCGTCTAGGCCACTTCCGCCTATAATGCCTATTTTTGTCATAGTATCACAAACTCAGATATTAGTCAATTATATAAAATTT from the Methanofastidiosum sp. genome contains:
- a CDS encoding rhodanese-like domain-containing protein, whose translation is MRRKTVSILLLLALSLSFVPGVIAQGNVAVVANSIDIGMNPDFISLLRKNNIMVDYFGVKDSGYAAYDYIIILGGPDSEEHTGDLSKRILSETDQNTLRNGDYKLFYETSDFFKMKQKVFVLAGSDRDFTKVAVDQYASQVISKITNQPIAAATYKTLTASQLKQLIDSKEDIYLIDVRTEEQFAESHIQGAVNIPYNKLGVMITQIPKDKKVVLYCNTGQKSADGAKFLAERNFDNIYAVTDGYSVYYNLAK
- a CDS encoding 50S ribosomal protein L16, whose translation is MAGLRPSRIDRMVNRPNYTRREYVRAVPGIKVVHFDMGELGKKFPYEVYMESKNACQIRTNAMEASRIAANRYLMKVLGKTGFHYKIRTIPFQIIRENAMASGKKADRYGNGMRLSFGKPIGSAARIDRGQRIMSIWVEKEAIEEARIAMRKAAMKLPTTVKIDVQERN
- a CDS encoding AIR synthase family protein gives rise to the protein MRFLPDGKVDGLILSKRVFPYLGSVQSEIVVGPNVGIDAAVIDVSKLPGKMVVSQDPITGAGKNAGFHVVNVCANDVASMGAKPMFFLSTIIMPKGTTEEELEKISKDIERAAKEIGISIVGGHTEISSKVTDLILSGTMIGFADRYVSTSGAREGDDILLTKGAGIEGTAILAESKHDHLSKSLDQGLLESAMELINQISVVKEALIASSLGAVALHDPTEGGILGGLHEIADASNKGFEFYPDKVNLYPETKSICDALKINPFALISSGALMIISPKDKTEKIISSLEKENIKSGIIGKITKEERSHERIYQDELWRILDTNL
- the upp gene encoding uracil phosphoribosyltransferase yields the protein MGIEDLEKDSRVISFKQNLAIQELVDELRDKDTDPIKFRKGLNKLGRYMGYELSKTFDYTVIDIDTPVCPTKGVRISDKDNLVMINILRAAIPFIEGFYKVFPKARAGIISAWRGPAPESRISVEYVKVPKTTKEDIIMIGDPMLATGHTISRIIDEVKSRGDFKRIIVVAVISAPEGIREILAKHKDVEVVTAVIDEKLNEKNYIVPGLGDAGDRCFGEPIKK
- a CDS encoding adenine phosphoribosyltransferase, producing the protein MEGDCTDKRVDSIRSKIRTIPDFPKPGVMFRDITTLLKDKEGLRDTVDIIYEKYKGKKIDLVAGVEARGFILGGALAYKLDAGFVLIRKKGKLPHKTENHEYELEYGKDSIEVHLDAIMKGDNVLLVDDLIATGGTALAACKLIEKLGGNVVETAFIVGLPELGGMRRLNDYGVFTIVDFEGE
- the mtnP gene encoding S-methyl-5'-thioadenosine phosphorylase, encoding MTKIGIIGGSGLDDPKLLKDYEEVTMMTKYGNPSSTFMTGTIKSRDVVILARHGRDHSIYPSGVNNRANVLALKNIGCTHILATTAVGSLREEMHPGHLVFPDQVIDFTKKREYTFFHEEKVIHTPMADPFSENLRNLLIDSAKRLELKYHPKGTVVTIEGPRFSTRAESHMFRMLGADVINMSTVPEVFLARELDMEYASVAMSTDYDCWKENEEPVNFEMILEIYKKNSENVKKLIVETIPKI